In Syngnathus scovelli strain Florida chromosome 11, RoL_Ssco_1.2, whole genome shotgun sequence, one DNA window encodes the following:
- the ripor3 gene encoding RIPOR family member 3 isoform X4: MSVKLRFDSPSDGKPIRRSRSFTGFGSLTGRRRPSSTRNSLRLNSVSERKTPRAPLSPRRGFGAVWSMQPEDVDHVFQALHKGLREHVQRHQTEMDFLSSRLQETKRNSRLGFQYDLDKEIRVHERLIRKLEFQKSKVDELYENYCVQWRLCQGAVNMKRAFSLAPSTRESRESLLELGRSHRHSEQAMSAMEEELEVLLGELHVKMKGLIGFARLCPRDQYEVVLQLGCQRWRIRGRIQSDDVQSWDEEEMLFLPHIKHNFEIKVSEAKGLGWQLVGAVTCASAHFFAATPQLMLVDITQLGTIKLQLEVTWNPLDSGEKVGLMSSGRPSGRSRKTSVQSWTAPSTPSFSEKHFLSMVQELQEGGGGASVPLRMIKSGRDRGVSLMSYLSHSSITSSLSQAKTPPSSSSVAGSHTQLSLGEDREGRVTGERRGRKLGGKEEEEEDENGEPWGGTFASSSSLVDLPRSSTPDILKDNQDNPAGSCEEAKDRQPDGGIGEFPASPVASAAAEPGGGEQRTQALQLGTLLGELERSLRPLRSCESQLRLLKQQIEHLNTILRNDLSLIRPSSWDDTLAMEEVLCSFDFLSHDDDSSCSGGMSCPRSPLPQNHRWGCEKEPPVVPLTCGHWGLDQVLETHLDTCCILLEMLQRINFSLTRVDLLEDVSQQVDVLNRIGCLLLEDKNGISTEDLLPEDQRSRDVLLLWAECVRDSDSSSPFCCHSDNFVNALRKQYSHKIKANAEAKQPGLSERVFRTLLQQVQAACRVALWPPQPPSAADRVSVFQLSIYLRRCGIATLGEHVAHLAKEEYFLSALKGPKRRGMLNRMTSRGVARLLPLGCTLQAIAALLTDADRKAGRAAASCLRRASVCATFRARALVYFTESLRSTDVVVQRNSCLALQCLAVSAQRPPIALAPTHSFVFVCVYLQATESVEHMVELRRCPNEDVQNAAKEAVLSFGKKGHAAFQKMEQLDLEMQEDFFQNLETEITFL; this comes from the exons GCCTTCCTCCACTCGGAACTCACTGCGCCTCAACTCCGTGTCTGAAAGAAAAACTCCGAGAGCTCCTTTGTCTCCTAGAAGAGGGTTCGGAGCCGTCTGGTCCATGCAGCCAGAGGACGTTGACCACGTCTTCCAGGCGCTTCACAAAGGCCTCAG GGAGCATGTGCAGCGTCACCAGACTGAGATGGACTTTCTGTCTTCACGCCTACAAGAAACAAAAAGAAACTCCAGGCTG GGCTTTCAGTATGACCTTGACAAG GAGATTCGAGTTCACGAGAGGCTGATCCGCAAGTTGGAATTCCAAAAAAGCAAG GTGGACGAGCTCTACGAGAACTACTGCGTCCAGTGGCGTCTCTGCCAGGGAGCTGTCAACATGAAGAGAGCCTTCTCCCTGGCACCCTCCACCAGGGAGTCTAGGGAGAGCCTCCTGGAGCTGGGACGCAGCCACAGGCACAGCGAGCAG GCCATGTCGGCCATGGAGGAAGAGCTGGAGGTACTCCTGGGAGAACTTCACGTCAAGATGAAAg GTCTTATTGGTTTCGCCCGGCTATGTCCCAGAGACCAGTATGAG GTCGTGCTGCAGTTGGGCTGTCAGCGCTGGAGGATTCGCGGCCGGATCCAAAGCGACGACGTCCAGTCCTGGGACGAGGAGGAGATGCTCTTCCTACCGCATATCAAGCACAACTTTGAGATCAAG GTTTCGGAGGCCAAGGGTCTGGGCTGGCAGCTGGTGGGTGCGGTCACCTGTGCCAGTGCACACTTCTTTGCGGCTACTCCCCAACTCATGCTAGTGGACATCACCCAGCTGGGTACCATCAAGCTACAGCTGGAGGTTACCTGGAA TCCATTGGACAGCGGTGAGAAGGTGGGACTTATGTCCAGCGGCCGACCATCTGGGCGGAGCAGGAAGACTTCGGTGCAAAGCTGGACCGCACCCAGCACGCCGTCCTTCTCGGAGAAGCACTTCCTG TCAATGGTTCAAGAGCtgcaggaaggaggaggaggtgcttCAGTCCCACTCCGAATGATAAAAAGTGGGCGGGACAGGGGTGTGTCTTTAATGAGCTACCTGTCACACTCGTCCATCACATCCAGCCTCTCACAGGCCAAGACACCGCCCAG CAGTAGCAGCGTGGCGGGTAGTCACACTCAACTTTCCCTGGGGGAGGACAGAGAGGGAAGAGTGACTGGCGAGAGGAGAGGGAGGAAGCTGGGTgggaaagaagaggaggaggaagacgagaaCGGGGAGCCCTGGGGAGGAACGTTTGCTTCTTCGTCTTCTCTCGTGGATCTTCCTAG GTCCAGCACCCCGGATATCCTCAAAGACAACCAAGACAACCCTGCAGGAAGTTGCGAGGAGGCCAAAGACAGGCAGCCCGATGGG GGCATAGGGGAGTTCCCCGCATCCCCGGTTGCCTCGGCAGCTGCGGAGCCCGGCGGCGGAGAGCAGCGGACGCAGGCCCTGCAACTAGGAACGCTGCTGGGGGAGCTGGAGAGAAGCCTGCGACCACTGCGGAGCTGCGAGAGCCAGCTGAGGCTCCTGAAGCAGCAGATAGAACACCTCAACACCATTCTGAGG AACGACTTGTCCCTCATCAGACCGTCGTCATGGGACGACACCTTGGCCATGGAGGAGGTTCTCTGCAGCTTTGACTTCCTGTCACATGACGATGACTCTTCCTGTTCCGGCGG CATGTCTTGTCCGAGGAGCCCCCTCCCGCAAAACCACCGATGGGGTTGTGAGAAGGAGCCGCCGGTTGTCCCGCTGACTTGTGGCCACTGGGGTCTTGACCAGGTTCTGGAGACACACCTGGATACCTGTTGCATCCTACTGGAG ATGCTGCAGAGGATCAACTTCAGTTTGACTCGTGTTGATCTCCTTGAGGATGTTTCTCAACAAGTAGACGTCCTGAACAGAATCGGCTGCTTGCTGTTGGAGGACAAGAACGGCATCTCCACTGAAGACC TGCTTCCGGAGGATCAGCGGAGTCGAGATGTTTTGCTGCTGTGGGCTGAATGTGTGCGAGACTCCGATTCTTCTTCTCCATTCTGCTGCCACTCAGACAACTTTGTCAATGCACTCAGAAAACAATACTCGCACAAAATTAAAGCCAACGCAGAGGCCAAGCAGCCCGGGCTCTCCGAAAGAG TGTTCCGCACGCTGCTGCAGCAAGTGCAGGCAGCCTGCAGGGTAGCGCTGTGGCCACCACAGCCTCCGAGCGCCGCCGACAGAGTGAGCGTGTTCCAGCTGTCGATTTATCTGAGACGGTGTGGCATCGCCACGCTGGGCGAGCACGTTGCCCACCTCGCCAAGGAAG AGTACTTCCTGTCGGCATTGAAGGGTCCCAAGCGGCGGGGCATGCTGAACAGGATGACATCGCGGGGCGTGGCCCGCCTTCTCCCACTGGGCTGCACGCTGCAGGCCATAGCAGCACTCTTGACAGACGCCGACCGCAAAGCAGGCCGGGCGGCTGCCAGCTGCCTGAGACGGGCTTCTGTCTGCGCCACCTTCCGAGCCAGG GCACTTGTTTATTTCACAGAGAGTTTGAGGAGCACTGACGTCGTCGTCCAGCGGAACTCTTGTTTGGCGCTCCAATGCTTGGCGGTGAGCGCGCAGCGGCCTCCCATTGCACTGGCTCCCACACATTcatttgtatttgtgtgcgtgtatttgCAGGCCACGGAGAGCGTGGAGCACATGGTTGAACTTCGCAGGTGTCCCAATGAAGACGTTCAAAATGCCGCCAAGGAAGCGGTCCTCTCATTTG GTAAAAAAGGCCACGCAGCCTTCCAGAAGATGGAGCAGCTTGACTTGGAGATGCAGGAGGACTTTTTTCAGAATTTGGAGACTGAGATCACTTTTCTTTAA
- the ripor3 gene encoding RIPOR family member 3 isoform X2, with protein sequence MSVKLRFDSPSDGKPIRRSRSFTGFGSLTGRRRPSSTRNSLRLNSVSERKTPRAPLSPRRGFGAVWSMQPEDVDHVFQALHKGLREHVQRHQTEMDFLSSRLQETKRNSRLGFQYDLDKEIRVHERLIRKLEFQKSKVDELYENYCVQWRLCQGAVNMKRAFSLAPSTRESRESLLELGRSHRHSEQAMSAMEEELEVLLGELHVKMKGLIGFARLCPRDQYEVVLQLGCQRWRIRGRIQSDDVQSWDEEEMLFLPHIKHNFEIKVSEAKGLGWQLVGAVTCASAHFFAATPQLMLVDITQLGTIKLQLEVTWNPLDSGEKVGLMSSGRPSGRSRKTSVQSWTAPSTPSFSEKHFLSMVQELQEGGGGASVPLRMIKSGRDRGVSLMSYLSHSSITSSLSQAKTPPSSSSVAGSHTQLSLGEDREGRVTGERRGRKLGGKEEEEEDENGEPWGGTFASSSSLVDLPRSSTPDILKDNQDNPAGSCEEAKDRQPDGVSRECKGIGEFPASPVASAAAEPGGGEQRTQALQLGTLLGELERSLRPLRSCESQLRLLKQQIEHLNTILRNDLSLIRPSSWDDTLAMEEVLCSFDFLSHDDDSSCSGGMSCPRSPLPQNHRWGCEKEPPVVPLTCGHWGLDQVLETHLDTCCILLEMLQRINFSLTRVDLLEDVSQQVDVLNRIGCLLLEDKNGISTEDLLPEDQRSRDVLLLWAECVRDSDSSSPFCCHSDNFVNALRKQYSHKIKANAEAKQPGLSERVFRTLLQQVQAACRVALWPPQPPSAADRVSVFQLSIYLRRCGIATLGEHVAHLAKEEYFLSALKGPKRRGMLNRMTSRGVARLLPLGCTLQAIAALLTDADRKAGRAAASCLRRASVCATFRARALVYFTESLRSTDVVVQRNSCLALQCLAVSAQRPPIALAPTHSFVFVCVYLQATESVEHMVELRRCPNEDVQNAAKEAVLSFGKKGHAAFQKMEQLDLEMQEDFFQNLETEITFL encoded by the exons GCCTTCCTCCACTCGGAACTCACTGCGCCTCAACTCCGTGTCTGAAAGAAAAACTCCGAGAGCTCCTTTGTCTCCTAGAAGAGGGTTCGGAGCCGTCTGGTCCATGCAGCCAGAGGACGTTGACCACGTCTTCCAGGCGCTTCACAAAGGCCTCAG GGAGCATGTGCAGCGTCACCAGACTGAGATGGACTTTCTGTCTTCACGCCTACAAGAAACAAAAAGAAACTCCAGGCTG GGCTTTCAGTATGACCTTGACAAG GAGATTCGAGTTCACGAGAGGCTGATCCGCAAGTTGGAATTCCAAAAAAGCAAG GTGGACGAGCTCTACGAGAACTACTGCGTCCAGTGGCGTCTCTGCCAGGGAGCTGTCAACATGAAGAGAGCCTTCTCCCTGGCACCCTCCACCAGGGAGTCTAGGGAGAGCCTCCTGGAGCTGGGACGCAGCCACAGGCACAGCGAGCAG GCCATGTCGGCCATGGAGGAAGAGCTGGAGGTACTCCTGGGAGAACTTCACGTCAAGATGAAAg GTCTTATTGGTTTCGCCCGGCTATGTCCCAGAGACCAGTATGAG GTCGTGCTGCAGTTGGGCTGTCAGCGCTGGAGGATTCGCGGCCGGATCCAAAGCGACGACGTCCAGTCCTGGGACGAGGAGGAGATGCTCTTCCTACCGCATATCAAGCACAACTTTGAGATCAAG GTTTCGGAGGCCAAGGGTCTGGGCTGGCAGCTGGTGGGTGCGGTCACCTGTGCCAGTGCACACTTCTTTGCGGCTACTCCCCAACTCATGCTAGTGGACATCACCCAGCTGGGTACCATCAAGCTACAGCTGGAGGTTACCTGGAA TCCATTGGACAGCGGTGAGAAGGTGGGACTTATGTCCAGCGGCCGACCATCTGGGCGGAGCAGGAAGACTTCGGTGCAAAGCTGGACCGCACCCAGCACGCCGTCCTTCTCGGAGAAGCACTTCCTG TCAATGGTTCAAGAGCtgcaggaaggaggaggaggtgcttCAGTCCCACTCCGAATGATAAAAAGTGGGCGGGACAGGGGTGTGTCTTTAATGAGCTACCTGTCACACTCGTCCATCACATCCAGCCTCTCACAGGCCAAGACACCGCCCAG CAGTAGCAGCGTGGCGGGTAGTCACACTCAACTTTCCCTGGGGGAGGACAGAGAGGGAAGAGTGACTGGCGAGAGGAGAGGGAGGAAGCTGGGTgggaaagaagaggaggaggaagacgagaaCGGGGAGCCCTGGGGAGGAACGTTTGCTTCTTCGTCTTCTCTCGTGGATCTTCCTAG GTCCAGCACCCCGGATATCCTCAAAGACAACCAAGACAACCCTGCAGGAAGTTGCGAGGAGGCCAAAGACAGGCAGCCCGATGGGGTCAGCCGGGAATGCAAA GGCATAGGGGAGTTCCCCGCATCCCCGGTTGCCTCGGCAGCTGCGGAGCCCGGCGGCGGAGAGCAGCGGACGCAGGCCCTGCAACTAGGAACGCTGCTGGGGGAGCTGGAGAGAAGCCTGCGACCACTGCGGAGCTGCGAGAGCCAGCTGAGGCTCCTGAAGCAGCAGATAGAACACCTCAACACCATTCTGAGG AACGACTTGTCCCTCATCAGACCGTCGTCATGGGACGACACCTTGGCCATGGAGGAGGTTCTCTGCAGCTTTGACTTCCTGTCACATGACGATGACTCTTCCTGTTCCGGCGG CATGTCTTGTCCGAGGAGCCCCCTCCCGCAAAACCACCGATGGGGTTGTGAGAAGGAGCCGCCGGTTGTCCCGCTGACTTGTGGCCACTGGGGTCTTGACCAGGTTCTGGAGACACACCTGGATACCTGTTGCATCCTACTGGAG ATGCTGCAGAGGATCAACTTCAGTTTGACTCGTGTTGATCTCCTTGAGGATGTTTCTCAACAAGTAGACGTCCTGAACAGAATCGGCTGCTTGCTGTTGGAGGACAAGAACGGCATCTCCACTGAAGACC TGCTTCCGGAGGATCAGCGGAGTCGAGATGTTTTGCTGCTGTGGGCTGAATGTGTGCGAGACTCCGATTCTTCTTCTCCATTCTGCTGCCACTCAGACAACTTTGTCAATGCACTCAGAAAACAATACTCGCACAAAATTAAAGCCAACGCAGAGGCCAAGCAGCCCGGGCTCTCCGAAAGAG TGTTCCGCACGCTGCTGCAGCAAGTGCAGGCAGCCTGCAGGGTAGCGCTGTGGCCACCACAGCCTCCGAGCGCCGCCGACAGAGTGAGCGTGTTCCAGCTGTCGATTTATCTGAGACGGTGTGGCATCGCCACGCTGGGCGAGCACGTTGCCCACCTCGCCAAGGAAG AGTACTTCCTGTCGGCATTGAAGGGTCCCAAGCGGCGGGGCATGCTGAACAGGATGACATCGCGGGGCGTGGCCCGCCTTCTCCCACTGGGCTGCACGCTGCAGGCCATAGCAGCACTCTTGACAGACGCCGACCGCAAAGCAGGCCGGGCGGCTGCCAGCTGCCTGAGACGGGCTTCTGTCTGCGCCACCTTCCGAGCCAGG GCACTTGTTTATTTCACAGAGAGTTTGAGGAGCACTGACGTCGTCGTCCAGCGGAACTCTTGTTTGGCGCTCCAATGCTTGGCGGTGAGCGCGCAGCGGCCTCCCATTGCACTGGCTCCCACACATTcatttgtatttgtgtgcgtgtatttgCAGGCCACGGAGAGCGTGGAGCACATGGTTGAACTTCGCAGGTGTCCCAATGAAGACGTTCAAAATGCCGCCAAGGAAGCGGTCCTCTCATTTG GTAAAAAAGGCCACGCAGCCTTCCAGAAGATGGAGCAGCTTGACTTGGAGATGCAGGAGGACTTTTTTCAGAATTTGGAGACTGAGATCACTTTTCTTTAA
- the ripor3 gene encoding RIPOR family member 3 isoform X3: MSVKLRFDSPSDGKPIRRSRSFTGFGSLTGRRRPSSTRNSLRLNSVSERKTPRAPLSPRRGFGAVWSMQPEDVDHVFQALHKGLREHVQRHQTEMDFLSSRLQETKRNSRLGFQYDLDKEIRVHERLIRKLEFQKSKVDELYENYCVQWRLCQGAVNMKRAFSLAPSTRESRESLLELGRSHRHSEQAMSAMEEELEVLLGELHVKMKGLIGFARLCPRDQYEVVLQLGCQRWRIRGRIQSDDVQSWDEEEMLFLPHIKHNFEIKVSEAKGLGWQLVGAVTCASAHFFAATPQLMLVDITQLGTIKLQLEVTWNPLDSGEKVGLMSSGRPSGRSRKTSVQSWTAPSTPSFSEKHFLSMVQELQEGGGGASVPLRMIKSGRDRGVSLMSYLSHSSITSSLSQAKTPPSSSSVAGSHTQLSLGEDREGRVTGERRGRKLGGKEEEEEDENGEPWGGTFASSSSLVDLPSFRSSTPDILKDNQDNPAGSCEEAKDRQPDGGIGEFPASPVASAAAEPGGGEQRTQALQLGTLLGELERSLRPLRSCESQLRLLKQQIEHLNTILRNDLSLIRPSSWDDTLAMEEVLCSFDFLSHDDDSSCSGGMSCPRSPLPQNHRWGCEKEPPVVPLTCGHWGLDQVLETHLDTCCILLEMLQRINFSLTRVDLLEDVSQQVDVLNRIGCLLLEDKNGISTEDLLPEDQRSRDVLLLWAECVRDSDSSSPFCCHSDNFVNALRKQYSHKIKANAEAKQPGLSERVFRTLLQQVQAACRVALWPPQPPSAADRVSVFQLSIYLRRCGIATLGEHVAHLAKEEYFLSALKGPKRRGMLNRMTSRGVARLLPLGCTLQAIAALLTDADRKAGRAAASCLRRASVCATFRARALVYFTESLRSTDVVVQRNSCLALQCLAVSAQRPPIALAPTHSFVFVCVYLQATESVEHMVELRRCPNEDVQNAAKEAVLSFGKKGHAAFQKMEQLDLEMQEDFFQNLETEITFL; this comes from the exons GCCTTCCTCCACTCGGAACTCACTGCGCCTCAACTCCGTGTCTGAAAGAAAAACTCCGAGAGCTCCTTTGTCTCCTAGAAGAGGGTTCGGAGCCGTCTGGTCCATGCAGCCAGAGGACGTTGACCACGTCTTCCAGGCGCTTCACAAAGGCCTCAG GGAGCATGTGCAGCGTCACCAGACTGAGATGGACTTTCTGTCTTCACGCCTACAAGAAACAAAAAGAAACTCCAGGCTG GGCTTTCAGTATGACCTTGACAAG GAGATTCGAGTTCACGAGAGGCTGATCCGCAAGTTGGAATTCCAAAAAAGCAAG GTGGACGAGCTCTACGAGAACTACTGCGTCCAGTGGCGTCTCTGCCAGGGAGCTGTCAACATGAAGAGAGCCTTCTCCCTGGCACCCTCCACCAGGGAGTCTAGGGAGAGCCTCCTGGAGCTGGGACGCAGCCACAGGCACAGCGAGCAG GCCATGTCGGCCATGGAGGAAGAGCTGGAGGTACTCCTGGGAGAACTTCACGTCAAGATGAAAg GTCTTATTGGTTTCGCCCGGCTATGTCCCAGAGACCAGTATGAG GTCGTGCTGCAGTTGGGCTGTCAGCGCTGGAGGATTCGCGGCCGGATCCAAAGCGACGACGTCCAGTCCTGGGACGAGGAGGAGATGCTCTTCCTACCGCATATCAAGCACAACTTTGAGATCAAG GTTTCGGAGGCCAAGGGTCTGGGCTGGCAGCTGGTGGGTGCGGTCACCTGTGCCAGTGCACACTTCTTTGCGGCTACTCCCCAACTCATGCTAGTGGACATCACCCAGCTGGGTACCATCAAGCTACAGCTGGAGGTTACCTGGAA TCCATTGGACAGCGGTGAGAAGGTGGGACTTATGTCCAGCGGCCGACCATCTGGGCGGAGCAGGAAGACTTCGGTGCAAAGCTGGACCGCACCCAGCACGCCGTCCTTCTCGGAGAAGCACTTCCTG TCAATGGTTCAAGAGCtgcaggaaggaggaggaggtgcttCAGTCCCACTCCGAATGATAAAAAGTGGGCGGGACAGGGGTGTGTCTTTAATGAGCTACCTGTCACACTCGTCCATCACATCCAGCCTCTCACAGGCCAAGACACCGCCCAG CAGTAGCAGCGTGGCGGGTAGTCACACTCAACTTTCCCTGGGGGAGGACAGAGAGGGAAGAGTGACTGGCGAGAGGAGAGGGAGGAAGCTGGGTgggaaagaagaggaggaggaagacgagaaCGGGGAGCCCTGGGGAGGAACGTTTGCTTCTTCGTCTTCTCTCGTGGATCTTCCTAG TTTTAGGTCCAGCACCCCGGATATCCTCAAAGACAACCAAGACAACCCTGCAGGAAGTTGCGAGGAGGCCAAAGACAGGCAGCCCGATGGG GGCATAGGGGAGTTCCCCGCATCCCCGGTTGCCTCGGCAGCTGCGGAGCCCGGCGGCGGAGAGCAGCGGACGCAGGCCCTGCAACTAGGAACGCTGCTGGGGGAGCTGGAGAGAAGCCTGCGACCACTGCGGAGCTGCGAGAGCCAGCTGAGGCTCCTGAAGCAGCAGATAGAACACCTCAACACCATTCTGAGG AACGACTTGTCCCTCATCAGACCGTCGTCATGGGACGACACCTTGGCCATGGAGGAGGTTCTCTGCAGCTTTGACTTCCTGTCACATGACGATGACTCTTCCTGTTCCGGCGG CATGTCTTGTCCGAGGAGCCCCCTCCCGCAAAACCACCGATGGGGTTGTGAGAAGGAGCCGCCGGTTGTCCCGCTGACTTGTGGCCACTGGGGTCTTGACCAGGTTCTGGAGACACACCTGGATACCTGTTGCATCCTACTGGAG ATGCTGCAGAGGATCAACTTCAGTTTGACTCGTGTTGATCTCCTTGAGGATGTTTCTCAACAAGTAGACGTCCTGAACAGAATCGGCTGCTTGCTGTTGGAGGACAAGAACGGCATCTCCACTGAAGACC TGCTTCCGGAGGATCAGCGGAGTCGAGATGTTTTGCTGCTGTGGGCTGAATGTGTGCGAGACTCCGATTCTTCTTCTCCATTCTGCTGCCACTCAGACAACTTTGTCAATGCACTCAGAAAACAATACTCGCACAAAATTAAAGCCAACGCAGAGGCCAAGCAGCCCGGGCTCTCCGAAAGAG TGTTCCGCACGCTGCTGCAGCAAGTGCAGGCAGCCTGCAGGGTAGCGCTGTGGCCACCACAGCCTCCGAGCGCCGCCGACAGAGTGAGCGTGTTCCAGCTGTCGATTTATCTGAGACGGTGTGGCATCGCCACGCTGGGCGAGCACGTTGCCCACCTCGCCAAGGAAG AGTACTTCCTGTCGGCATTGAAGGGTCCCAAGCGGCGGGGCATGCTGAACAGGATGACATCGCGGGGCGTGGCCCGCCTTCTCCCACTGGGCTGCACGCTGCAGGCCATAGCAGCACTCTTGACAGACGCCGACCGCAAAGCAGGCCGGGCGGCTGCCAGCTGCCTGAGACGGGCTTCTGTCTGCGCCACCTTCCGAGCCAGG GCACTTGTTTATTTCACAGAGAGTTTGAGGAGCACTGACGTCGTCGTCCAGCGGAACTCTTGTTTGGCGCTCCAATGCTTGGCGGTGAGCGCGCAGCGGCCTCCCATTGCACTGGCTCCCACACATTcatttgtatttgtgtgcgtgtatttgCAGGCCACGGAGAGCGTGGAGCACATGGTTGAACTTCGCAGGTGTCCCAATGAAGACGTTCAAAATGCCGCCAAGGAAGCGGTCCTCTCATTTG GTAAAAAAGGCCACGCAGCCTTCCAGAAGATGGAGCAGCTTGACTTGGAGATGCAGGAGGACTTTTTTCAGAATTTGGAGACTGAGATCACTTTTCTTTAA